Proteins encoded within one genomic window of Thermovirga sp.:
- a CDS encoding iron-containing alcohol dehydrogenase, translating into MSFMNSFDFILPTRISFGLGVSGELGRELEALQAKKVLIVTDKGIIKAGLLDRVTKSLEGKVQYEVFDGV; encoded by the coding sequence ATGAGTTTCATGAACAGTTTTGATTTTATCCTGCCCACCAGGATCAGCTTCGGGCTCGGTGTCTCGGGCGAACTGGGCAGGGAGTTGGAAGCTCTTCAGGCGAAAAAAGTATTGATAGTGACGGACAAAGGCATCATCAAGGCCGGGCTGCTTGACAGGGTCACGAAGAGCCTCGAGGGAAAGGTGCAGTACGAGGTCTTTGACGGCGTTGA